The Gemmatimonas aurantiaca T-27 DNA segment CCCATCGGCGATGCCGAGATAGAGTGTGGTGGCGCCATCGGGCACAAAGAACTGCTGTGTCACACTCGCCGCCGTCGAGCCGTCCCCAATGAAGAAGAGCTGTCCCAGCACTGGATTCAGGCTGAGAAACTCCGTGCCGATGGTATTGAAGTCGAGTGAAGCTGGCGCACTGGCGGGCAGGCCGGCACCGAGAAAGACGCCACCGAGAAATCCTGCCGTGCCTGCACTGATTCCGGAGATGGCTCCACTGCTGTTCAGTCCTGTGGAGATCAGTGGCGGCGCCGGGCCATCCGGGTTGGATGTGACACAGGTGTTGCCCGGGCAGAAAGACATCGTGCCAAGCACCGAGGAAAACGTGAGCACTCTTCCGGTGCCTGGCGTGAGCGCAATGCTCACCGGTGCAATGCCACCCCCGTCAGGTGGGACACATCCCGGAGCGCCGCAACCGGGCACGGCACTGTAGGCGTTGCCGCCGGCGAGATAGAGCGATTGTGTGGCGCCCACGGATACCGTGCCGCTCTGTGCGGCAGCGGACGCCGACAGTGCGACAGACGAGACCAGCAAGGCCGCGAACGAGCGAGTCAGACGTGTCATGGCAGAAGGGGTTGAGGTGTATGCAATGGGCAATGCTGCGGGTGTCGGCCATGACTGTGCAAGGAACCCCATGCATAGTGGATCACTATCGATGCAATGCCGAGGTATAATTTCCGACATGCGTACAATCTTGCGGGCCTCTCTGCTTGTCTGCGGTGTGTTGCTGGGTGTGGTAGGACTTCCGCGTGTCGCACACGCGCAGACATTGACGGGCGTGGTGATCAGCGCGGATGGTGGCACCCCGATCACTGCCGCGGTTCTGGTGGTACTCGACGCGCAACAGAAAGAGCGCGCACGTGTGGCCCTGTCATCGACGGGACGGTTTGTGCTGTCGGTGCCATCGGGTGTCTATCGATTGCGAGTGCTGCGCGTGGGCTACGCGCCATTCGATGGCGGCGAAGTGCGCGTCGACGGCACCACGCCACCAACGACCGTGCAATGGCGTGGCACACCCGTCGCGTTGCCGCAGGTGTTGGTGCGGGAGCGCCAACAGTGTGATCTGACCAAGGCGCAGGGCGCCACGTTGGCGGTGGTGTGGGAGCAGATCAGTGCAGCGCTCGGCGTGACCGATGCGAGCACCGATGCGCCCACGGCGACGACGCGGCAGTTCGATCGATATGGATTTGTGCGTCGCCTCGACGCGGAAGGCCGGCTCGTTCGCGGCATCACGCAACAGCGCACCCGTGGCGTGTCGCTCACCAGCTACCGGGCCTGGGATCCCGACAGTCTGGCCATGCAGGGCTATCTGCGTGAAGACGCCACCGGCAGCACGTTCTATGGACCCACGGCCAGCACGTTGGTGTCACCGGCGTTCTTGCGCACACATTGTTTTGAATTGATCGACCGACCGGATGGCAATCGCGAACGATTGATCGTGCGATTCGAGCCGGCAACGCCACGTGAGCGTGTCGTCGATATCGCCGGGAGCTTCTGGGTCGATCGTCGCACCGCCCGCTTGGACAGCGTGCAGTTTCGTTATACCGGACTGCCTGCGTTTGTCACGCCCGAGCAGGCGCGAGGCAGTGTGCAGTTCGCGCAACTGCCGGACGGGAGCTGGTTCGTGTCACAGTGGACGTTGCGCATGCCTCGGATCGGCGACCGCGCACGACGCAGCAGCGACAATCTGCGTCGCACGACGTTCGCGCTTGAAGAGCGGGCGGTCACTGAGATGCAGGAGGAGGGTGGGGTGGTACTCGCCGTGGAGGCCGGCCAGGTCCAGCACTATCGGGCCGCATTGCCAACGCTCCGTGTGCAGTTCGAACGACCGGCACCATGGATGGCGGCGGCAAGCGTCCGCGTGAGAGGGACAGACATCGCTGCGCCGATCGACAGTCTCGGGCGCGTCATGTTCTCCGTGCCGCAGGGCCGCTACGACCTCACGCTGCATTGGCCATTTGCCGCCGCCGGGGATACCGCTGCCTGGAACCTCGCCAGCGGCATCGCCACCCGGCACGACACCATGGCCGATAGTGTCCGCACGCCCACCGGCGACGCATTGCTCCGGCATCTCTGTGGCGCCGAGCCGCAACGAATGCGGCAGGCCGCGATCTGGGGCACGGTGACGGACTCCCTTGGCAAACCCCTCGTCGGGGCGACCGTCAAGGCAAAGTGGGTCGACGCCGTGCGATTGCCATCGACCGCATCGGGTGACCGTCTTTCTGCGTCGGCGCACGAACTGCAGTCGATCACCACGACCGGCGGCCATTTTCTGGTCTGTGGCGTGCCGCGCACCCAGTTCGTGGTGGAAGCGAGTGCCGGCGACCCGGGCGCCCCTCTGATGGGCCATACATCCGCCTATCTCACGGACGCCAGCCGCTTCGAACTGGTGAACACCCTCGTCGCCAAGCCCGTGGCGCCCGGAAAATGAGCATGCTGGCTGTCCTGCCCCCTGCAACCTCTCCAACTCCCTCCTGTCATCCTCTAGAAACCGATGAAGCCCGGCGGCGAGTCTTTCCGGCGACGCTCCCCCGCAGTCTCCACCGCGGCCAATTCCGGCTCCCCGGCGTCATCGGTTTCTAGAGGAATCAGGGGGGAGATGGAGAGGGCGCCGTGCAAGAGGACTGCAACTGCCCCCCTGCCAAGGCCTTCCGTCTGCTACCTCACATCCTGACGCATCGGCGCAAAAATGTGGATAACGTGACACCCATCTGATGGGCTCGGCTGTGTGTCACAAAGTTCCACAAGTGTAAAGAAATCCATGGGTTGCGCGATTTCTCCGGAAGTGTATTCTAGGGGAGTCACGGCATCAGTTCCGGTTTCGTCCACAATTTGTAATCGATCGGGCGCGCGGACCGCCAACGTCGGCGGTGCTCGCTGCAGCTCGATCGCCAGTGCCCCCCGCGGGGGTGCTGCGTCATTCACCCTGTGCCGCAAAAGCCCCGTATGGAGCTCCCCCGGATGACCTTCGAGTTCGAAGAGAGCGCTTCCCAGAACGCCCGCATGAAAGTGGTGGGCGTGGGTGGCGGCGGCGGCAACGCCGTGAACCGCATGATCGAGGAACACCTCGAGGGTGTCGAGTTCATCTCGGTGAACACCGACGCGCAGGCGCTCATGAACTCCAAGGCCGACGTCAAGATCCAGATCGGCAAGAAGCTGACGCGCGGGCTCGGCGCCGGTGCTCGCCCCGAGATCGGACGCCAGGCCATCGAAGAGAATCGCGAAGATACCAAGCGCGTGCTCGGCAACGCCGACCTCGTGTTCGTCACCTGCGGTATGGGCGGCGGCACGGGTACTGGTGCGGCGCCAGTGGTGTGCCAGTTGGCGCGTGAGGCCGGTGCGCTCACCGTGGGTATCGTCACCCGCCCGTTCCTCTTCGAAGGGCGCAAGCGGATGCGTCAGGCCGAAGAGGGCATCAACGAGATGCGCAAGAACGTCGACACGATGATCATCGTGCCGAACGAGCGCCTGCTCGCCGTCGTGGGCAAGGGCATCCCCTTCCACGAAGCCCTCAAGAAGGCCGACGAAGTGCTGCTGCATGCCACGCAGGGCATCTCGGTGCTGATCAGCGAAACCGGCATGGTGAATGTCGACTTTGCCGACGTGCGCACGGTCATGCAGAACGGCGGTTCGGCGCTCATGGGCACCGGCATCGGTCGCGGCGAAAACCGGGCCAGTGAAGCCGCCCAGCAGGCCATCGCCTCGCCGCTGCTCGACAACGTGTCCATCTCCGGAGCCACCGGCGTGCTGGTCAACATCACCGGCGGCGAAGACCTCACGTTGGGCGAAGTGCACCAGATCAATGACATCGTGCACGACGCGGTGGGCGATGACGCCGAAATCATCTTCGGCGCCGTCCACGAGCCGGCCATGATGGGGGAGATCCGGGTCACGGTCATTGCGACCGGATTCGATCGGTACGTGCAGGGAGGTCACACCGCGGGCCACACCTCGTCCCAAGGTGGTTTTGCCCCTTCCGCTGGTGTAACGCCGGCTGCATTTTCCCAAGCTGCGGCTGCTCCCAAGGCGCCGTCGGTGCTCCCGTTTCCGTCCCGCGAACGTCCTGCGGTCCGGCCCCCGGCGCCACCGGCGAGGCCAGCGTGGGAGGGGGCAGCTCCGCGTCCTCCCCGCGTCCAACCGCCGGCCTCGTCGTCGAGTGCTGAACTCGACGACATGGAAATTCCGACGTTCATACGGAGACAGATGGATTGACCGTCACGCGAACGCTGCTCGTTGCCGCTGGATGTCTGGGGATCGGAGCGGCGGTTATCGCGCTGGGTCGACCGGTCGAAGAGCGCCCTGCCGCCGAAG contains these protein-coding regions:
- a CDS encoding PEP-CTERM sorting domain-containing protein, yielding MTRLTRSFAALLVSSVALSASAAAQSGTVSVGATQSLYLAGGNAYSAVPGCGAPGCVPPDGGGIAPVSIALTPGTGRVLTFSSVLGTMSFCPGNTCVTSNPDGPAPPLISTGLNSSGAISGISAGTAGFLGGVFLGAGLPASAPASLDFNTIGTEFLSLNPVLGQLFFIGDGSTAASVTQQFFVPDGATTLYLGIADGFSFWGDPGAYDDNEGAYRASYTVQSTVPEPSTFLLMAVGAVAVFALRRRRA
- a CDS encoding carboxypeptidase-like regulatory domain-containing protein, which gives rise to MRTILRASLLVCGVLLGVVGLPRVAHAQTLTGVVISADGGTPITAAVLVVLDAQQKERARVALSSTGRFVLSVPSGVYRLRVLRVGYAPFDGGEVRVDGTTPPTTVQWRGTPVALPQVLVRERQQCDLTKAQGATLAVVWEQISAALGVTDASTDAPTATTRQFDRYGFVRRLDAEGRLVRGITQQRTRGVSLTSYRAWDPDSLAMQGYLREDATGSTFYGPTASTLVSPAFLRTHCFELIDRPDGNRERLIVRFEPATPRERVVDIAGSFWVDRRTARLDSVQFRYTGLPAFVTPEQARGSVQFAQLPDGSWFVSQWTLRMPRIGDRARRSSDNLRRTTFALEERAVTEMQEEGGVVLAVEAGQVQHYRAALPTLRVQFERPAPWMAAASVRVRGTDIAAPIDSLGRVMFSVPQGRYDLTLHWPFAAAGDTAAWNLASGIATRHDTMADSVRTPTGDALLRHLCGAEPQRMRQAAIWGTVTDSLGKPLVGATVKAKWVDAVRLPSTASGDRLSASAHELQSITTTGGHFLVCGVPRTQFVVEASAGDPGAPLMGHTSAYLTDASRFELVNTLVAKPVAPGK
- the ftsZ gene encoding cell division protein FtsZ; this translates as MTFEFEESASQNARMKVVGVGGGGGNAVNRMIEEHLEGVEFISVNTDAQALMNSKADVKIQIGKKLTRGLGAGARPEIGRQAIEENREDTKRVLGNADLVFVTCGMGGGTGTGAAPVVCQLAREAGALTVGIVTRPFLFEGRKRMRQAEEGINEMRKNVDTMIIVPNERLLAVVGKGIPFHEALKKADEVLLHATQGISVLISETGMVNVDFADVRTVMQNGGSALMGTGIGRGENRASEAAQQAIASPLLDNVSISGATGVLVNITGGEDLTLGEVHQINDIVHDAVGDDAEIIFGAVHEPAMMGEIRVTVIATGFDRYVQGGHTAGHTSSQGGFAPSAGVTPAAFSQAAAAPKAPSVLPFPSRERPAVRPPAPPARPAWEGAAPRPPRVQPPASSSSAELDDMEIPTFIRRQMD